Within the Trichoderma breve strain T069 chromosome 3, whole genome shotgun sequence genome, the region GTACTAGCGGTCCAAAATGTTGGGTGGCTTAGCCAGATACGTAATGAAGCCCCTGACATTCTGAATGATAGTGGTCCGTATAGGCAGGCATTGGCGACGTCGAAATACGCGTATTCGACGTATTGGCGTATTGGTTATTCCGAAGTGCCGATTTTCTAGTTCCATGACAGCTACTACTCCGTTATGGGGACAATAATCAGCTGCGGTTCTTCTATTGAGGATATGACTTGCCCCACAAACTTGCATCAGACTTTTAGCGGTAACTCTAGATGTTGTCGTAATCTCTTTGGTGTTGGGCTTGGTATTGGTGACTAGGCTGGCTCGGACTGACACCTCATCAAAGCCGCTCGCAGGGGCTTCGCGGATAGTGTGAGCCCTCTCCCACAGTTTGCGCACAAATTTGCCCCGGTGCCaacggaggaggagagtgtGTAAGTTCCCTTTTGCTTGGCCGATGCCGTTAGATACATCAGTCATAAATGAGAAAGTTAAATTTTAGAAGAGCTGGTAGCGTTTGCATTCGGTTTATTTGCTAGCCGAATAAAGCTCAGACGGTTACAGGCAGGGCGTAGCCGAAATCTCTATTTGAGTACGACTCTGCTGCAGACATTGTTCCAATGGTATGCTTATTGATGTAGAGAATGAATCAGCCATAACTTCACCAAAGAAATGATTTCACGAGGAATTAGTGTAAAGCATGTAAAGCGTCGTATAAAGGTATATTGGACTATAAATGCTTCGTACCATAGCGGTTTATACTATAGATGCTTAAAACAGCTACCGTCTACTCATAAATTCCTTGAAATGTGATGcgacatttcttcttcttccccatctAAGCCGGCTCAACCCCGATCATATAAGAGGGGGAAAACAGTACTAAAGAAATCTGGTACACCCGAGCCTATAGCTACAAATTTAATGATCGTTTAAACTTTGTAAGTTAGACTCATCCGCCCAATATCTTGCAGACTTGGAATCTTTGCGATAGTTGTAAAGCTGAAAGCCGCTGGTGAATGGTTCCTGTCCTTTTAGAAGCATTCCGATTTCTCCGGGGTGCTTCCACAGTAGCCAAACAACCACGATAAACATAGGAAGACTGTCTAAAACATAGAGAAATACTTCGCTCGCCATCAAATATCCGGAATTTCCCTGAGCATATTCCACGACGCGATATAGAGATCTGATCATGATCAAGGCGCTGACAAAGTAGAGCGTATGGAGGTAGTTTTGCCAGCGAATTCCCGGCTTCAGAGAAGATGCAGTCGGGACTAGTATCATACGCCGGTGGAAGGTTGCAGCAACGATGACGAAAAAGATGAACCACAAGAGCTGCAATACAAGCCCAGCGATGATTATGCCGTTCCCGATATTGGTCATGGATTGGTTGTCTCGGCTCCCAGCCATGAGACCACCACCTGAATCTCAGTTAGATAACATTGTGTAAGACGCACAAACCTTTGAGGAGGATGCAAAGAAGGACTCACCTCCAGactgaaagagaaaacacaaaagaTCACCAATGACGAAGGTTTTCGTAAGCCAGCGCTGCTTGATGATAGAATGTATCTCGCCATCTGTCAACAGTATGATTCTTCCTAGAATCATGTATATAGAGGCCGCAAACAACGGAGGGCCCAACAGGATATACATGTTCTGGATGATGTATGGCATCAGTTTCCAGCAGCCTGGCTCTTGGCTCGCGGAAGCAGCTCGAGCGGTGTAGCCAATGAATTCGACTGACGGGAGAGTTAGCAATTATAAGGGTTCGCTgggttttttttccctcttggtTTTGCAAGACTAGACATACACAAGCAGCCAAACACCAGAGCTGACAGGAACCAGGTCTTTGTTTTGAACATTTGAAACAGATGCAAGCCTGTTGCgactaaaaataaaaggcaGAATATAACAGCAGCCGCTACCGATGGCACATATCTGTAGAACGACCACGTTGCATGCAACCAGTCGGGGTTACAGACGATAGCCATTTTGAAGGCGGAAACGACGTATGAGATTGGTGGATGGATTTGGATCAGGAGATTGGACGATTGAGAACAATAGAATGCAGAAGATCACGGGTGTGCTGAAAGTTGGGAGAGTTGGTTTATATCTAATTTGAGTCTTATTTCTCCatgctccatcatggcccaAAGCGCGACAAAGTGTACACGGCAACTATCCCCAAGACAAACACGGATTATCCCAAATACAGACGCGGCAAGGTGATTACTCGCTTAACAATCGCCATTTATGCCCTGTGGCATAGGCTATGTGTGAAACAGCGCGTACAGATGAGTCGACCCAAGTTCGGGGCTGAAATACGTGGGAGAAAGATCGCATACGCGGAAGAAGGATCGAATACGCGGAAGAAAGATCGAATACGTGGAAGAAAGGCTGAATCCGCGGGATAGTAACTCGCCTGTGGTGTGGGTTTACATGAGCCAAGGACGCGGTTGTCCTTCTAAATATGGTTAAGTCGTCTGTGTTTAGTAGCTTCTGGTTGGAAGTTGTTTGTTTGATATAGGTTTCTAAGCGACTGTATTAACATCATAGATATGAGACCTTATGCGCCAAAAATGCGTGGGAAATAGCTGAGTTCCAGAGTTGACTCATCCATTGTTATCACTGACTGTGGCAATGTGGAATGATGAAAGCTTTTACTCTGATGGAGTGATTATTGACTTGGGTTTCGTTTTTATTCGATTTGTTAATACACTTCATTGATCTTATAATATAATGATAGCTCTTGTATCCGATTAAGCCGAAAGTTATTTTGATCTTAGATATTCAGTCATTAGCGCAATAGTCAAACTAGATGTTTGGTATCTTATCACTAAGCTACAAGACTCAATTGACCCGACTTATCTTCTCTGCGAACATAACGTAAACTCAAGTTTTTCTCATTTACTAATTCTGAAGCCTACCCCATATTACCGGTGCATAGATTGGAACGCTGCAATAATAAAACAAATAAACGAATAATCTAGCATTTATGGTTTAAACGGATGTATTATAAGCTGTGGAGGTGCTTTTtagggaaaagaaaggataaAGAGCCTGTTCTTTAGGCCTAGAATTAAATATACAACTATCGAGAGACTGGCATGCAGGGTATGAGTATAAAgaaaccatcatcatcaaaggcAGGCGGCGGGTCCATGACATCACGTGAACTCAATGCCAGTGTCATAATTATATCTACACTGTGGACTGTTGCCAAATTCCTATGGCTGAAATCCAGCTGACCTGAAGCTAGCAGCCGTCTCAGGGTACATAAAACCCAAATCCTTGGATCATCTTGTCAGAGTCATCACTTCCATTTAGCAGTATCACATCGATAGCAGAGCAGTGGCAATTTTGATATCACGACAACAAGACCAACGCTTAACCTGCATTCATGAGTATGTATGGCCCATTTACAACCCGAGGCTTTTGCCTTTCTATGAATAGGACTGTTTTGGTACTATATCTAGGTCAACGATACCATAGATATAGGAGTTCGTTTGATAGAAATGGAGGTTTAAATCAGCGCTGGAAGTCAGGGTTCCAAAGAAAACCACAAAGCACGAATCTAATTAGACCTTACCACACTTCTCAGTACCCATCACGGGAATCTCGCCTAATGGCTCTCGAACTCAAGCGTCGAGGCGATTTCCGCAACGTCGACGACCTCTCTGACTTTGAATTCAACGATTTATATCTCGACGCCATATCAGGGTCCCTCGAGTTCATGGTCGACACAGCTACTAAGACGTCCATACCACAGTCTCTCATCGACCAACAGACCAGCCCCAACTTCCTCCAACCACAGATATATAACTCCCAATCTGCATCCTGGGCACCTTTTAGCAATGAAGCCAGAACACTTAGACGGGGAGATATCCTTAAAATTGCATCCTGGAACTTGTTTTTCTCGgctcccgccgccgccgctcgtGCCTCCACCGCCATCGCCTATTTGCGGACCATGTTTGGCCAAGAACCTCATAACCTCGTGGTAATGTTCCAAGAACTCCGCCAAGAATCACTAGAAGTCATCCTGGAGGACAAGTGGACTCAACAAAACTTTGTCCTCTCCGATACGGAGCCACCATACTTCGATTGTGCAGACAATAAATCCTTTGACGAGAAACCCAACTGCATACCCAGTCGATATTTTACTCTCATGATGATTTCGCGGAATTTGCCAATATCAAACTGCTTCCGTCTCCCCTTCGTCTCTGAAATGGAGAGAGATGCTCTTGTGGTTGAAATTCCCGTGTCCGAGGACCATGGCCCCGAAGCATCAAAACGGTCACTTCGCCTGTGCACAACACACCTTGAATCACTCTACACAGGAAAAGAGCTCCGTTTTCGCCAACTCGTCCAAGTATCAGCACTACTGAAAAGCGACTCGCCTCAGGGGCAGAGATTCTATGGCGGGCTGGTTGGCGGCGACATGAATTCGGTTGATCCGTCCGAGCACAACACTCACCGAGCACCTGAGGTAAACCTGAAGGACGTTTGGGAGGATGAGCCAGCGCGGACACCGCCGGCCCTAAAGCCCTTCCAGAAAGATATCACATATGGCAAAGCCAGAGGAAATACGTGGGGCTACCAATCCGACAGAGCTAAAACCCGAAAACGGTTGGACAAGTTTCTCTACACAGGGTCTATTGAGACGTTTGCGTTGAGTGAAGCTCAGGACATCACTGGAAAATTGGGTCGCTTTGGAATAGGGCTGAAAACCAAAGCCGGTTTGGATGATGTTTGGGTCAGCGATCACTTTGGGATTACTGTTGGTATTAAGGTTATCTGAGGGCTTGAACTCTGACAGATAAGTTCACTGGCACTCGCTAATCATTCCTTGCCCATCGAATTCAACCAAGATTCATATAAACCAAAAAGCACTGTATACCTAGCGTCTCCTAAAGACAATTAAATCCCTTACTCTCTTACCCCATCCACGAATAGTTCCTCCTCTCCACTCGCAACATTGGATGGCTCATTACGACCATAGCAAAGCTCATTCACGATATTCAACTTCTCGCCCTCGATGGCGGTAGTGTTCGTGGCCGTCAAGCAGACCCTAGTAGACAGCGGTCACAGCAAGGACGTCCTGTGGTGTGTTTCCCTACACTTCCACTCGTATTATGAGCGCAGTCGGAGCTCTACGGCTAAAGTTTGCTTCCTTCCTAATGTAGGAATCTGTAGCAATCCATCATAACGGATACTTGTGACACAAAAGATTACCATAACCGCAATTGTAGCAATCTTACACCATACCTGATAAAGGGAGTTAATAAGGGGTACAATTTGTGATTTTGCTGAAGTGCTGTCTAATATAATAAGCAGGAATTGGAGCAAACCAGTCAATGATACATAATAAGAATTATCATTTACCAACCTCCTATACAATTCTATTCCCATGTACTTTCCAAAATGCCTCCCACCTCTGCACAGCACCTTCGCCATGCTCCTGTCGAATTTGCCCAAGCCAGGCCTCATCTCCATTCTCAATAAACTGGCAgctttgctctcttcccttttcgAGCAAGATATCCACAATATCCCAGTGACCTCTGATAACTGCTGCGTTCAAAGCATTTCTATACTTACCCCCCCATATGCTTATCTGTGCTCCCCTTTCTAATAGCATGCGAACCGACCTCGTCTGACCAGAATATGCCGCTGCTTGCAAAGCTGTGCCAAAAATTCCGCCCTGGGCATTAACATCAATACTTTGACAACTGTTGGCAGTGAGGAGAGTCATTGCCCCGTGGGCTAAAGAATCAAGATTAGTATATGCAGGAGGTGCGCGATAATCATCTAGAACTTGTGGTTCCACTGCGCATGCTGCTTGGAGTGGAAGACCATATTTGCCACCTGCAAGGTTGACATCAGCTCCCAGGTCGAGCAGGAGCTGAATCTTGCTCGCCCATGTTGTTTGTAAGGAATCAATATTCCAGTTGTTGGCTCTACCGTATGCCATATACCAGTGCTGCGATAATACAGCATGCAGAGCCGTGGCGTATGGGTAGGTCTCTGGGAGCACATGATTGACTATTGCACCGTGTTCGTGTAGCAGCCGTAGTAGCTGGAAGTTATCCACATTGTCACAGGCattttgagcagcagcatgccATGCACTCCCGTATTTTCCACCCAGAAAATGAATATTCGCACCGCGTTCCAGTAATAGACGTACTGTATCGAAACCACCACTGCTGGTTGCACAAGCCGCCTGTAGTGCAGTT harbors:
- a CDS encoding RTA1 like protein domain-containing protein codes for the protein MAIVCNPDWLHATWSFYRYVPSVAAAVIFCLLFLVATGLHLFQMFKTKTWFLSALVFGCLFEFIGYTARAASASQEPGCWKLMPYIIQNMYILLGPPLFAASIYMILGRIILLTDGEIHSIIKQRWLTKTFVIGDLLCFLFQSGGGGLMAGSRDNQSMTNIGNGIIIAGLVLQLLWFIFFVIVAATFHRRMILVPTASSLKPGIRWQNYLHTLYFVSALIMIRSLYRVVEYAQGNSGYLMASEVFLYVLDSLPMFIVVVWLLWKHPGEIGMLLKGQEPFTSGFQLYNYRKDSKSARYWADESNLQSLNDH
- a CDS encoding endonuclease/Exonuclease/phosphatase family domain-containing protein, which produces MALELKRRGDFRNVDDLSDFEFNDLYLDAISGSLEFMVDTATKTSIPQSLIDQQTSPNFLQPQIYNSQSASWAPFSNEARTLRRGDILKIASWNLFFSAPAAAARASTAIAYLRTMFGQEPHNLVVMFQELRQESLEVILEDKWTQQNFVLSDTEPPYFDCADNKSFDEKPNCIPSRYFTLMMISRNLPISNCFRLPFVSEMERDALVVEIPVSEDHGPEASKRSLRLCTTHLESLYTGKELRFRQLVQVSALLKSDSPQGQRFYGGLVGGDMNSVDPSEHNTHRAPEVNLKDVWEDEPARTPPALKPFQKDITYGKARGNTWGYQSDRAKTRKRLDKFLYTGSIETFALSEAQDITGKLGRFGIGLKTKAGLDDVWVSDHFGITVGIKVI